In one window of Burkholderiales bacterium DNA:
- a CDS encoding oxaloacetate decarboxylase, with amino-acid sequence MRRTTRLKELIASPRIVVMPGVHDALGARLAEAAGFEALTQGGYSATASLLGAPDSSQLSLTEMSQMYSRLADATALPILADADTGFGNVTNVARTVRLYEKAGVAGLFLEDQVFPKRCGHMAGKAVVPTAEWLAKIKAALDARVDPDLVVMARTDALAVHGLDDAIERAQLAREAGADLLFVEAPTDVAQMRRICREVPGPCLANNVEHGRTPVLPSAELEAIGYAAVVFPVAATYAVAHALRSLYATLRRTGTTAEAASSLVTFDEFNELVGLSAQRRREAHLTEDAEAQVARHPRS; translated from the coding sequence ATGCGCCGCACGACCCGACTGAAGGAACTCATCGCCTCGCCCCGCATCGTCGTGATGCCCGGGGTGCACGACGCGCTCGGCGCGCGCCTCGCGGAAGCGGCGGGCTTCGAGGCACTGACGCAAGGCGGCTACAGCGCCACCGCCTCGCTCCTCGGCGCGCCCGATTCCTCGCAGCTCTCGCTGACCGAGATGTCGCAGATGTACTCGAGGTTGGCCGACGCGACCGCGCTGCCGATCCTCGCCGACGCGGATACCGGGTTCGGCAACGTCACCAACGTCGCACGCACCGTGCGGCTCTACGAGAAGGCGGGCGTCGCGGGCCTCTTCCTCGAGGACCAGGTGTTCCCGAAACGCTGCGGCCACATGGCGGGCAAGGCCGTCGTGCCCACCGCCGAGTGGCTCGCCAAGATCAAGGCCGCGCTCGACGCGCGGGTCGACCCGGACTTGGTCGTCATGGCGCGCACCGACGCGCTCGCCGTGCACGGCCTCGACGACGCGATCGAGCGCGCGCAACTCGCCCGCGAGGCCGGCGCGGACCTGCTGTTCGTCGAGGCGCCGACCGACGTCGCGCAGATGCGCCGCATCTGCCGCGAGGTTCCCGGTCCCTGTCTCGCCAACAACGTCGAGCACGGCCGCACGCCGGTCCTGCCCTCCGCCGAACTCGAGGCGATCGGCTACGCGGCGGTCGTCTTCCCGGTCGCGGCGACCTACGCGGTCGCGCACGCGTTGCGCTCGCTCTACGCCACGCTCCGGCGCACCGGCACGACGGCGGAGGCCGCCTCATCGCTCGTCACCTTCGACGAGTTCAACGAACTGGTCGGCCTCTCGGCGCAGCGCCGTCGCGAAGCCCATCTGACCGAAGATGCCGAGGCGCAGGTCGCGCGGCATCCGCGAAGCTGA
- the uvrB gene encoding excinuclease ABC subunit UvrB gives MVVTFPDSPYALHQPFAPAGDQPEAIEKLIEGIADGLSFQTLLGVTGSGKTFTMANVIARTGRPALVLAPNKTLAAQLYSEFREFFPDNCVEYFVSYYDYYQPEAYVPSRDLYIEKDSSINEHIEQMRLSATKAILERRDCVIVATVSAIYGIGDPSEYHAMILHLKQGDRLSQRDAIKRLTELQYSRNETDFRRGTFRVRGDVLDIFPAEHAENAVRVSCFGDEIESLQLFDPLTGHVKQKIVRFTVFPSSHYVTGRQKVLDAVEAIKAELAQQKAFFVAQMKLIEAQRIEQRTRFDLEMMVEIGFCKGIENYSRHLSGRKAGEPPPTLIDYLPRDALMFVDESHVTIPQVGGMFRGDRSRKENLVDYGFRLPSALDNRPLTFEEFERLLPQTTFVSATPADYERKHAGQVVEQLVRPTGLVDPVLEVRPARTQVDDLLSEIRLRVERQERVLVTTLTKRMAEDLTDYLGEHGVKVRYLHSDIDTVERVEIIRDLRLGEFDVLVGINLLREGLDIPEVSLVAVLDADKEGFLRAERSLIQTIGRAARHLNGTAILYADTMTDSMKAAIGETERRRAKQVAYNERLGITPKGVQKRIKDIIEGVADLDEGRREMKAAQAQAKYDEMGGKELERELKLLEKQMLDAAKNLEFEKAAELRDRLYRLKERLFGVALPTET, from the coding sequence ATGGTCGTCACCTTTCCGGACAGCCCCTACGCGCTCCACCAGCCGTTCGCGCCGGCCGGCGACCAGCCCGAGGCGATCGAGAAGCTGATCGAGGGCATCGCCGACGGGCTCTCGTTCCAGACGCTGCTCGGCGTCACCGGGTCGGGCAAGACGTTCACGATGGCGAACGTGATCGCGCGCACCGGCCGCCCGGCGCTCGTTCTGGCGCCGAACAAGACGCTGGCCGCGCAGCTCTACTCGGAGTTCCGCGAGTTCTTCCCCGACAACTGCGTCGAGTACTTCGTCAGCTACTACGACTACTACCAGCCCGAGGCCTACGTCCCGTCGCGCGACCTCTACATCGAGAAGGACAGCTCGATCAACGAGCACATCGAGCAGATGCGGCTCTCCGCGACCAAGGCGATCCTCGAGCGGCGCGACTGCGTGATCGTCGCGACCGTGTCGGCGATCTACGGCATCGGCGATCCGTCCGAGTACCACGCGATGATCCTGCACCTGAAGCAGGGCGACCGTCTGTCGCAGCGCGACGCGATCAAGCGCCTGACCGAGCTCCAGTACTCGCGCAACGAGACCGATTTCAGGCGCGGGACCTTCCGCGTCCGCGGCGACGTCCTCGACATCTTCCCCGCCGAGCACGCGGAGAACGCCGTGCGCGTCTCGTGCTTCGGCGACGAGATCGAGTCGCTGCAGCTCTTCGACCCGCTGACCGGCCACGTGAAGCAGAAGATCGTGCGCTTCACCGTCTTCCCGTCGTCGCACTACGTGACCGGCCGGCAGAAGGTGCTCGATGCCGTCGAGGCGATCAAGGCCGAGCTCGCGCAGCAGAAGGCGTTCTTCGTCGCGCAGATGAAGCTGATCGAGGCGCAGCGGATCGAGCAGCGCACCCGCTTCGACCTCGAGATGATGGTCGAGATCGGCTTCTGCAAGGGCATCGAGAACTACTCGCGCCACCTGTCGGGCCGCAAGGCGGGCGAGCCGCCGCCGACGCTGATCGACTACCTGCCGCGCGACGCGCTGATGTTCGTCGACGAGAGCCACGTGACGATCCCGCAGGTCGGCGGCATGTTCCGCGGCGACCGTTCGCGCAAGGAGAACCTCGTCGACTACGGATTCCGGCTGCCCTCGGCGCTCGACAACCGCCCGCTCACCTTCGAGGAGTTCGAGCGCCTCTTGCCGCAGACCACCTTCGTGTCGGCGACGCCCGCCGACTACGAGCGGAAGCACGCGGGCCAGGTGGTCGAGCAACTGGTGCGTCCCACCGGCCTCGTCGATCCGGTGCTCGAGGTGCGGCCCGCCCGCACGCAGGTCGACGACCTCCTCTCCGAGATCCGCCTGCGCGTCGAGCGGCAGGAGCGTGTCCTGGTGACCACGCTCACCAAGCGCATGGCCGAGGACCTGACCGACTACCTGGGCGAGCACGGCGTCAAGGTGCGCTACCTGCACTCCGACATCGACACGGTCGAGCGGGTCGAGATCATCCGCGACCTGCGGCTGGGCGAGTTCGACGTGCTGGTCGGCATCAACCTGCTCCGCGAGGGCCTCGACATTCCGGAGGTCTCGCTCGTCGCGGTGCTCGACGCCGACAAGGAAGGGTTCCTGCGCGCCGAGCGCAGTCTGATCCAGACGATCGGCCGCGCCGCGCGGCACCTGAACGGGACCGCGATCCTCTACGCCGACACGATGACCGACTCGATGAAGGCCGCGATCGGGGAGACCGAGCGCCGGCGCGCGAAGCAGGTCGCGTACAACGAGCGTCTGGGCATCACGCCGAAGGGCGTGCAGAAGCGCATCAAGGACATCATCGAGGGCGTGGCCGACCTGGACGAAGGGCGCCGCGAGATGAAGGCCGCGCAGGCGCAGGCGAAGTACGACGAGATGGGCGGCAAGGAACTCGAGCGCGAGCTGAAGCTCCTCGAGAAGCAGATGCTGGACGCCGCGAAGAACCTCGAGTTCGAGAAGGCCGCCGAACTCCGCGACCGCCTCTACAGGCTCAAGGAGCGGCTCTTCGGCGTGGCGTTGCCCACCGAGACCTGA
- a CDS encoding Rne/Rng family ribonuclease, which produces MKRMLFNATQAEELRVAIVDGQRLVDLDIESAAKEQRKSNIYKAVVTRVEPSLEACFVDYGTDRHGFLPFKEVARQSLKGGRRGDDDEGDGAVRRDQVREGMEIIVQVDKDERGNKGAALTTYISLAGRYLVLMPNNPRGGGVSRRVEGEDRNELRDAVAQLEVPPGMSVIARTAGIGRTAEELQWDLNYLLQLWRAIEEASKLQQGAYLIYQESSLVIRAIRDYFHADIGEILIDTEAIYEQAQQFMGHVMPDNVQRVKLYKDDVPLFSRFQIEHQIETAYGRQVPLPSGGAIVIDHTEALVAIDVNSARATKGSDIETTAFNTNLEAADELARQLRLRDLGGLIVVDFIDMESAKNQREVENRLRDALRYDRARIQLGKISRFGLMELSRQRLRPALAESAHLPCPRCHGIGHIRGTESTALHILRILQEESMKDNTAQVVAQVPVDVATFLLNEKRGDVLSIESRFKVNLLVVPNRHLETPNYKVERLRHDDLNHAEPLPPSFDLVEAPEQPDPAKEKKEEAKEVRQEAVVKGVTPTQPAPVPVSQPAAAATPAPVAQPSPPATTGTWFDKMMGWFRHKPAAPSAPSPAPAEPAKPQDRQRRDGRPRGGQQERREGRDPRRDGREQRRDERRGDGRQDGRDRRDDQRRGERRDEQRREGQPRPQQQGQRGAPGQRSEQQRNDDHRGDGAKQGEAGREQPPREPAARQERPERERREGQPRERGPGGERKSQAPQKPAAMSGGALVEANDSAPAGAEERRDASRRRRRRGRGGGDRQAQTGQSQAEAGATTPAHDALTASAAPATFQLPAAFAPDAPAPVAIAAPTVATAPVVLPPRDDAMHRVVEADPEASAPDDARPPAADREPPRIERVAPIEPAVPYRLPADSGLEMVETHRTSAASPMADEIETPRPRRVRPPRVAVTEEPLEFVETRKDTPPAG; this is translated from the coding sequence ATGAAACGCATGTTGTTCAACGCCACGCAGGCCGAAGAGCTTCGCGTCGCCATCGTCGACGGCCAGCGGCTCGTCGATCTCGACATCGAATCCGCGGCCAAGGAGCAGCGGAAATCCAACATCTACAAGGCCGTCGTCACGCGCGTCGAGCCCTCGCTCGAGGCCTGCTTCGTCGACTACGGCACCGACCGCCACGGCTTCCTGCCGTTCAAGGAGGTCGCCCGCCAGTCGCTGAAGGGCGGTCGCCGGGGTGACGACGACGAGGGCGACGGCGCCGTTCGCCGCGACCAGGTCCGCGAGGGCATGGAGATCATCGTCCAGGTCGACAAGGACGAGCGCGGCAACAAGGGCGCCGCGCTGACGACCTACATTTCGCTCGCCGGCCGCTACCTCGTCCTGATGCCGAACAACCCGCGCGGCGGCGGCGTGTCGCGGCGGGTCGAGGGCGAGGACCGCAACGAACTCCGCGACGCGGTCGCGCAACTCGAGGTCCCGCCGGGCATGAGCGTCATCGCCCGCACCGCGGGCATCGGGCGCACCGCCGAGGAATTGCAGTGGGACCTGAACTACCTGCTGCAGTTGTGGCGCGCGATCGAGGAGGCCTCGAAGCTCCAGCAGGGCGCCTACCTCATCTACCAGGAGTCGAGCCTCGTCATCCGCGCGATCCGCGACTACTTCCACGCCGACATCGGCGAGATCCTGATCGACACCGAGGCGATCTACGAGCAGGCCCAGCAGTTCATGGGCCACGTGATGCCGGACAACGTGCAGCGCGTGAAGCTCTACAAGGACGACGTCCCGCTGTTCTCGCGCTTCCAGATCGAGCACCAGATCGAGACCGCCTACGGCCGCCAGGTCCCGCTGCCGTCGGGCGGCGCGATCGTGATCGACCACACCGAGGCGCTCGTCGCGATCGACGTGAACTCGGCGCGCGCGACCAAGGGCAGCGACATCGAGACGACCGCGTTCAACACCAACCTCGAGGCCGCGGACGAACTCGCCCGTCAGCTCCGGCTGCGCGATCTCGGCGGACTCATCGTCGTCGATTTCATCGACATGGAGTCGGCGAAGAACCAGCGCGAGGTCGAGAACCGCCTGCGCGACGCGCTGCGTTACGACCGCGCGCGGATTCAACTGGGCAAGATCTCGCGCTTCGGCCTGATGGAGCTGTCGCGCCAGCGGCTGCGCCCGGCGCTCGCCGAGTCCGCCCACCTGCCCTGCCCGCGCTGCCACGGCATCGGCCACATCCGGGGCACCGAGTCGACGGCGCTGCACATCCTGCGCATCCTGCAGGAGGAGTCGATGAAGGACAACACCGCGCAGGTCGTCGCGCAGGTGCCGGTCGACGTCGCGACGTTCCTCTTGAACGAGAAGCGCGGCGACGTGCTGTCGATCGAATCGCGCTTCAAGGTCAACCTGCTCGTCGTGCCGAACCGGCACCTCGAGACGCCGAACTACAAGGTCGAGCGCCTGCGCCACGACGACCTCAATCATGCGGAACCGCTGCCGCCGAGCTTCGACTTGGTCGAGGCGCCCGAGCAGCCCGACCCCGCGAAGGAGAAGAAGGAGGAGGCGAAGGAAGTGCGCCAGGAGGCGGTGGTCAAGGGCGTCACCCCGACGCAGCCGGCGCCGGTGCCGGTTTCGCAACCGGCCGCAGCGGCCACGCCCGCCCCGGTGGCGCAACCGTCGCCCCCGGCCACGACCGGAACCTGGTTCGACAAGATGATGGGCTGGTTCCGCCACAAGCCGGCGGCGCCGAGTGCACCTTCGCCAGCGCCGGCGGAACCCGCGAAGCCGCAGGACCGCCAACGCCGGGATGGGCGCCCCCGCGGCGGACAGCAGGAACGCCGCGAAGGGCGGGACCCGCGACGCGACGGACGGGAGCAGCGTCGCGACGAGCGCCGTGGCGACGGCCGCCAGGACGGCCGCGACCGCCGCGACGATCAGCGTCGCGGAGAGCGGCGCGACGAACAACGCCGCGAAGGCCAGCCGCGTCCGCAACAGCAAGGTCAACGAGGGGCCCCGGGCCAGCGGAGCGAGCAGCAGCGCAACGACGATCATCGCGGCGACGGCGCGAAGCAGGGAGAGGCGGGCCGCGAGCAACCGCCGCGCGAGCCGGCGGCCAGGCAGGAGCGCCCGGAGCGCGAGCGGCGCGAAGGCCAGCCGCGCGAACGCGGGCCGGGCGGCGAACGCAAGTCGCAGGCGCCGCAGAAACCGGCGGCGATGTCGGGCGGTGCGCTCGTCGAAGCCAACGATAGCGCGCCCGCGGGTGCCGAAGAGCGTCGTGACGCCAGCCGCCGCCGTCGCCGCAGGGGTCGTGGAGGCGGCGACCGCCAGGCCCAGACCGGCCAATCCCAGGCCGAAGCCGGCGCCACGACACCAGCGCATGACGCGCTCACCGCGTCGGCCGCGCCTGCGACGTTCCAGTTGCCGGCCGCCTTCGCGCCCGACGCACCTGCGCCCGTCGCGATCGCGGCGCCCACGGTGGCGACCGCGCCCGTCGTCCTGCCTCCGCGTGACGACGCGATGCATCGCGTCGTCGAGGCGGACCCGGAAGCGAGCGCACCGGACGACGCACGGCCACCCGCCGCCGATCGCGAGCCGCCGCGCATCGAGCGCGTAGCACCGATCGAACCTGCGGTGCCCTACCGGCTTCCCGCGGATTCGGGGCTCGAGATGGTGGAGACGCATCGCACGAGCGCCGCGTCGCCGATGGCCGACGAAATCGAGACGCCCAGGCCCAGGCGCGTGCGCCCGCCCCGCGTCGCGGTGACCGAGGAGCCGCTCGAGTTCGTCGAAACCCGCAAGGACACGCCGCCCGCAGGCTGA
- a CDS encoding DegQ family serine endoprotease, which yields MQSHVFKRTAVAIAVAGAFGLGAIAADRHIAPGAAVAATTPAPAAATAAPTQRAALPDVADLVERESGAVVEVSMSRGLSKTSGSDERRGPQGRLPKGLPPELAPFFRGMPGGDDDGPGRGPSQGMGSGFIVDPNGIILTNAHVVDGADEVTVRLADRREFKAKVLGSDQATDVAVLKIDAKDLPTVRTGDARKTRVGEWVVAIGAPYGLEHSVTSGIVSAKSRSLPGDTVVPFIQTDAAVNPGNSGGPLFNMNGEVIGINSQIFSRSGGFQGLAFAVPINVALDVKDQIVTHGKVSHGKLGVTVQEVNQALAESFGMKQPGGALVGSVQKNGPADKAGLEPGDVILSFDGQAIGKSGDLPPLVASVKPGSTVKIEVWRDGKSRDLTATVGDRGDGKVPSTKRADAGEGKLGVVVRPLSKDEKEAAKLASGLVVADVGGAAEKAGVRPGDVIVSANRTPVSSPAELKGVVDKAGKAIALLIQRDDARIFVPVPLG from the coding sequence ATGCAATCGCACGTATTCAAGCGTACTGCCGTCGCGATCGCCGTCGCGGGCGCGTTCGGATTGGGCGCGATCGCTGCCGACCGCCACATCGCGCCCGGCGCCGCCGTCGCCGCGACGACGCCGGCGCCCGCCGCGGCCACCGCCGCGCCCACCCAGCGCGCCGCCCTCCCCGATGTCGCCGATCTCGTCGAACGCGAAAGCGGCGCGGTCGTCGAAGTCAGCATGTCGCGCGGCCTCTCGAAGACCTCGGGCAGCGACGAGCGTCGCGGTCCGCAGGGACGGCTGCCGAAAGGCCTGCCGCCGGAACTCGCTCCGTTCTTCCGCGGCATGCCCGGAGGCGACGACGACGGCCCGGGCCGCGGTCCGTCCCAGGGCATGGGCTCGGGCTTCATCGTCGATCCGAACGGGATCATCCTCACCAACGCGCACGTCGTCGACGGCGCCGACGAGGTGACGGTGAGACTCGCCGACCGCCGCGAATTCAAGGCGAAGGTGCTCGGCAGCGACCAGGCGACCGACGTCGCGGTGCTGAAGATCGACGCGAAGGACCTGCCGACGGTTCGCACCGGCGACGCCCGCAAGACGCGCGTCGGCGAATGGGTCGTCGCGATCGGCGCGCCCTACGGACTCGAGCACTCGGTGACCTCGGGCATCGTCAGCGCCAAGTCGCGCTCGCTGCCGGGCGACACCGTCGTGCCGTTCATCCAGACCGACGCCGCGGTGAATCCGGGCAATTCGGGCGGCCCGCTGTTCAACATGAACGGCGAGGTGATCGGCATCAACTCGCAGATCTTCTCGCGCTCGGGCGGCTTCCAGGGCCTCGCGTTCGCGGTGCCGATCAACGTCGCGCTCGACGTGAAGGACCAGATCGTGACCCACGGCAAGGTGAGCCACGGCAAGCTCGGCGTCACCGTGCAGGAGGTGAACCAGGCGCTCGCGGAGAGCTTCGGCATGAAGCAACCCGGCGGCGCGCTCGTCGGCTCGGTGCAGAAGAACGGTCCCGCCGACAAGGCCGGACTCGAACCGGGCGACGTGATCCTGTCGTTCGACGGTCAGGCGATCGGGAAGTCGGGCGACCTCCCGCCGCTCGTGGCGTCGGTGAAGCCGGGCTCGACGGTCAAGATCGAGGTGTGGCGCGACGGCAAGTCGCGCGACCTCACGGCGACCGTGGGCGACCGAGGCGACGGCAAGGTCCCGTCGACGAAGCGCGCGGATGCCGGCGAGGGCAAGCTGGGCGTCGTCGTGCGCCCGCTCTCGAAGGACGAGAAGGAGGCGGCGAAGCTCGCGAGCGGACTCGTCGTCGCGGACGTGGGCGGCGCCGCGGAAAAGGCGGGCGTGCGACCGGGCGACGTGATCGTCTCGGCGAACCGCACGCCGGTGTCGAGCCCGGCGGAACTGAAGGGCGTCGTCGACAAGGCCGGCAAGGCGATCGCGCTCCTGATCCAGCGCGACGACGCGCGGATCTTCGTGCCCGTGCCGCTCGGCTGA
- a CDS encoding TRAP transporter small permease — MKALERLVRALARTGNALAAAATLVSMAVIGYSVVMRYFLNHPTPWVDELVGYLLVAIVMLAAADALLNGEHISVDVLTERLGARGRWLVALGGLVAVAASAALLAVEGVDMVAFSRMVDLRSNGYLAAPMWLPQLAVPIGAGLLGVAAVVAFIVTFRARRLPDPETRDRRAEYRE; from the coding sequence TTGAAGGCGCTGGAACGGCTCGTGCGCGCGCTCGCGCGCACGGGCAACGCGCTCGCGGCCGCCGCGACGCTCGTGTCGATGGCGGTGATCGGCTATTCGGTGGTGATGAGGTACTTCCTCAACCACCCGACGCCGTGGGTCGACGAACTGGTCGGCTACCTGCTGGTCGCGATCGTCATGCTCGCCGCGGCCGATGCGCTCCTGAACGGCGAGCACATCTCGGTGGACGTGCTGACCGAGCGGCTCGGCGCGCGCGGACGATGGCTCGTCGCGCTGGGCGGCCTCGTCGCGGTCGCGGCGTCCGCTGCGCTCCTCGCCGTCGAAGGCGTCGACATGGTCGCGTTCTCGCGGATGGTCGACCTGCGCTCCAACGGCTACCTCGCGGCGCCGATGTGGCTGCCCCAACTCGCCGTGCCGATCGGCGCCGGTCTGCTCGGCGTCGCGGCGGTGGTCGCGTTCATCGTCACGTTCCGCGCGCGCCGCCTGCCGGACCCGGAAACGCGCGACCGCCGCGCCGAGTACCGCGAGTAG
- a CDS encoding dienelactone hydrolase family protein yields MPASDLLPAVIVDTASNPDASVIWMHGLGDTGHGWSGVVPELGLPTSLAVRFLFPHAPSMPVTINQGYVMPAWYDVRSANFGSRADVDGVRASRDRIEAMIAAERARGVAASRIVLAGFSQGGAIAIYTALRHRERLAGIVALSTYLVDAASLATEASPANRGLPIVMAHGTRDPVIPIALAEASRDALVSAGWQVEWHAYTMEHSAVLEEIRVVGAFLARVLA; encoded by the coding sequence ATGCCCGCCTCCGACCTGCTGCCAGCCGTGATCGTCGACACGGCATCGAATCCCGATGCTTCGGTGATCTGGATGCACGGGCTCGGCGACACCGGCCACGGCTGGTCGGGCGTCGTGCCCGAACTGGGACTGCCGACCTCGCTCGCGGTGCGCTTCCTGTTCCCGCACGCGCCGTCGATGCCGGTGACGATCAACCAGGGCTACGTGATGCCGGCGTGGTACGACGTGCGCTCGGCGAACTTCGGTTCGCGCGCCGACGTCGACGGGGTGCGCGCCTCACGCGACCGCATCGAGGCGATGATCGCCGCCGAGCGCGCCCGGGGCGTGGCTGCCTCGCGCATCGTGCTGGCGGGGTTCTCGCAAGGCGGCGCGATCGCGATCTACACCGCGCTGCGGCATCGCGAGCGGCTGGCCGGCATCGTCGCGCTGTCGACCTACCTCGTCGACGCGGCCTCGCTGGCGACCGAAGCGTCGCCCGCGAACCGCGGCCTGCCGATCGTGATGGCGCACGGCACGCGCGATCCGGTGATCCCGATCGCGCTCGCGGAGGCCTCGCGCGACGCGCTGGTGTCCGCCGGATGGCAGGTCGAGTGGCACGCGTACACGATGGAACATTCGGCGGTGCTCGAGGAGATCCGCGTCGTCGGCGCGTTCCTCGCGCGCGTACTCGCGTAG
- a CDS encoding low molecular weight phosphotyrosine protein phosphatase: MNASAPRESILFVCLGNICRSPTAEAVFRAKAQRAGLASRLAIDSAGTGSWHVGNPPDWRATAHASKRGYDLSPLRARQVARADFSRFGRIFAMDRSNLADLQRMRPPDHAGHLGLFLDLVPQHRGRDVPDPYDGGDEGFETVLDLIESASDALVTRLMGAPPGR, from the coding sequence ATGAACGCATCCGCACCGCGAGAGTCGATCCTGTTCGTCTGCCTCGGCAACATCTGTCGGTCGCCGACCGCCGAAGCGGTGTTTCGCGCGAAGGCGCAACGGGCCGGACTCGCCTCGCGCCTCGCGATCGATTCGGCCGGGACGGGCAGTTGGCACGTCGGCAATCCGCCGGATTGGCGCGCCACAGCGCATGCCTCGAAACGCGGCTACGACCTCTCGCCGCTTCGCGCCCGGCAGGTCGCGCGCGCGGATTTCAGCCGCTTCGGCCGGATCTTCGCGATGGATCGCTCGAACCTGGCCGACCTCCAGCGGATGCGGCCCCCGGACCACGCCGGACACCTCGGCCTGTTCCTCGACCTCGTACCGCAGCATCGCGGGCGCGACGTGCCGGACCCCTACGACGGAGGTGACGAGGGCTTCGAGACCGTGCTCGACCTGATCGAGTCGGCGAGCGACGCACTCGTGACGCGATTGATGGGCGCGCCGCCCGGGCGCTGA
- the dctP gene encoding TRAP transporter substrate-binding protein DctP — MIPNLRFLAAAFALAFAASATAQPVVMRISHQVPPAHHMTKLLESFAADVKARTGGGVDVQLYGSEQIAKAAENFPQVARGTIEAAMSVNPQWGKTIPEMSATLIPYAMGELERIKRFPKSEARKFLDAKLEQRGVHSLAWLYITRQTIITSSRRPIIAIDDFKGVKIRGLNSMTDTGLVAAGAAPSAMPGSEVYQALQSGVLDAGLTDVSAAFSRKYFEVQKYGTVGPIYTIYFHMYVNPAWWAKLKPEYRQALEAAAAKVEADAIGVTEATADAAIRDLQTKGMAIHLQTPAEQAAWRAVMEPAVRDAFLKAAPEGGPKILELLGKL; from the coding sequence ATGATCCCGAACCTGCGTTTCCTCGCCGCCGCCTTCGCGCTGGCCTTCGCCGCCTCGGCGACGGCCCAACCGGTCGTCATGCGCATCTCGCACCAGGTGCCGCCGGCGCACCACATGACCAAGCTCCTCGAGAGCTTCGCCGCGGACGTGAAGGCGCGGACCGGCGGCGGCGTCGACGTCCAGCTCTACGGCTCCGAGCAGATCGCGAAGGCGGCCGAGAACTTCCCGCAGGTCGCGCGCGGCACGATCGAGGCCGCGATGAGCGTGAACCCGCAGTGGGGCAAGACGATCCCCGAGATGAGCGCGACGCTCATTCCCTACGCGATGGGCGAGCTCGAGCGCATCAAGCGCTTCCCCAAGTCCGAGGCGCGCAAGTTCCTGGATGCCAAGCTCGAGCAGCGCGGCGTGCACAGCCTGGCCTGGCTCTACATCACGCGCCAGACGATCATCACGTCCTCCAGGCGGCCGATCATCGCGATCGACGACTTCAAGGGCGTGAAGATCCGGGGCTTGAACTCGATGACCGACACCGGCCTCGTCGCGGCCGGTGCGGCGCCCTCCGCGATGCCGGGTTCCGAGGTCTATCAGGCGCTGCAGTCCGGCGTGCTCGACGCCGGGCTGACCGACGTGTCCGCCGCGTTCAGCCGCAAGTACTTCGAGGTGCAGAAGTACGGGACCGTCGGGCCGATCTACACGATCTATTTCCACATGTACGTGAACCCGGCGTGGTGGGCGAAGCTCAAGCCGGAGTACCGGCAAGCGCTCGAGGCCGCCGCCGCGAAGGTCGAAGCCGACGCGATCGGCGTCACCGAAGCGACGGCGGACGCGGCGATCCGCGACCTGCAGACCAAGGGCATGGCGATCCATCTGCAGACGCCCGCCGAGCAGGCCGCGTGGCGCGCGGTCATGGAACCGGCGGTGCGCGATGCCTTCCTCAAGGCGGCGCCGGAGGGCGGTCCCAAGATCCTCGAACTGCTGGGCAAGCTCTGA